One segment of Bradyrhizobium sp. WD16 DNA contains the following:
- a CDS encoding MFS transporter translates to MASSETDIVLLSESEHQIQLRRAVLAATIGTAIEWYDFFLYSTVTGLVFAKLFFPRSDPLVGTLEAFAIYAVGFVARPVGAAIFGHYGDRIGRKSTLIATLLVMGLATFAVALVPTYASVGVWGAVILTILRFIQGVGVGGEWGGSVLLSMEWARSNHSRGFIASWPQFGVPCGLFLANLAVLAFSQMSGEDFLAWGWRVPFLLSLLLVAVGLYIRLGILETPIFTRLVAERRIERTPILEVIKKQPKAIVLSAFARMAEQAPFYIFTAFIFSYGTGTLHVSRDFLLTAVLVASVLSFVSIPLFGHLSDRIGRKTMYLIGAVVTGVFGFIYFGMVNTGVTWIIFFAIVLSLVPHDMMYGPQAALIAESFTGRLRYSGSSLGYQLASVIAGGPAPLIATWLFGTYHTPYAIAIYIACCAVISIIATALMTDYTGKDISREYELAA, encoded by the coding sequence ATGGCCTCCAGCGAGACCGACATCGTCCTGCTCTCCGAATCCGAACACCAGATCCAGCTCCGCCGCGCGGTACTCGCCGCCACCATCGGCACGGCGATCGAATGGTACGATTTCTTCCTCTACAGCACCGTCACCGGGTTGGTGTTCGCCAAGTTGTTCTTCCCGCGCTCTGATCCCCTTGTCGGCACCCTCGAAGCGTTCGCCATCTATGCGGTCGGCTTCGTCGCGCGGCCGGTGGGCGCGGCGATCTTCGGTCATTACGGCGATCGCATCGGACGCAAGTCGACGCTGATCGCAACGCTGCTGGTGATGGGGCTAGCGACGTTCGCGGTCGCACTGGTGCCGACCTATGCCAGTGTTGGCGTCTGGGGCGCCGTCATTCTCACGATCCTGCGCTTCATCCAGGGCGTCGGCGTCGGCGGCGAATGGGGTGGCTCGGTGCTGCTCTCGATGGAATGGGCGCGGTCCAACCATTCCCGCGGCTTCATCGCATCCTGGCCGCAGTTCGGCGTACCTTGCGGACTGTTCCTCGCCAACCTCGCTGTCCTCGCCTTCAGCCAGATGTCGGGGGAGGACTTCCTTGCGTGGGGCTGGCGCGTGCCGTTCTTGCTGAGCCTGCTTCTCGTCGCTGTCGGCCTCTACATCCGGCTCGGCATCCTTGAGACTCCGATCTTCACCCGTCTTGTCGCCGAACGCCGCATCGAGCGCACCCCGATCCTCGAGGTGATCAAGAAACAGCCAAAGGCGATCGTGCTGTCGGCGTTCGCGCGCATGGCCGAGCAGGCCCCGTTCTACATCTTCACGGCTTTCATCTTTTCCTACGGCACCGGCACATTGCACGTGTCGCGGGACTTCCTGCTCACCGCGGTCCTCGTGGCCTCGGTACTGTCGTTCGTCTCGATCCCGCTGTTCGGGCACCTGTCCGACCGCATCGGCCGCAAGACCATGTATCTGATCGGCGCGGTGGTCACCGGCGTGTTCGGCTTCATTTATTTCGGAATGGTCAACACCGGCGTGACCTGGATCATCTTCTTCGCGATCGTGCTGTCGCTGGTGCCCCATGACATGATGTATGGGCCGCAGGCCGCGCTGATCGCGGAGAGCTTCACCGGACGGCTGCGCTACAGCGGCTCGTCGCTCGGCTACCAGCTCGCCTCGGTGATCGCCGGCGGCCCGGCGCCGCTGATCGCAACCTGGCTGTTCGGCACCTATCACACGCCCTACGCCATCGCGATCTACATCGCCTGCTGCGCGGTGATCAGCATCATCGCCACCGCGCTGATGACGGACTATACGGGCAAGGACATCAGCCGCGAATACGAGCTCGCGGCCTGA
- a CDS encoding acyltransferase family protein yields MSDRYAALDRARTFVTLLVLANHTVVAYTAFGRFYPNHYLWSTAPIVDVQKWIGFNLFTLFNDAFFMALMYLLSGLFVWPSLMRKGIAQFLRDRALRLGIPYVVAVIFLMPIAYYASFSLTGKATGFLPFWLDNFRNGVWFNGPAWFIWLLLLLDGIAALLFLIAPSTIIAIGRLSTLARDRAVVFGLALFIVATLAYMPMLFKFGAVRWFNLGPFEVQASRLLLYAVFFFAGVGIGAADLAKGLLARDGQLACRWFAATMVAAIAFGLLSYLINFRRMRLSNLVGAPPLWWQSSYGVIYAATCVAISLAILALFLRFSSDGESWLDALQADAYGIYVVHYLFCLWLQYALLGFAISAAVKVLIVFSGTLALSWGMTAALRSLPAVRRVL; encoded by the coding sequence ATGTCCGACCGTTATGCAGCGCTCGACCGGGCGCGCACCTTCGTCACCTTGCTGGTGCTCGCCAATCACACCGTGGTCGCCTACACCGCGTTCGGCCGTTTCTATCCCAATCATTATCTATGGTCGACCGCGCCGATCGTCGATGTCCAGAAGTGGATCGGCTTCAACCTCTTCACGTTGTTCAACGACGCCTTCTTCATGGCGCTGATGTATCTGCTGTCGGGGCTGTTCGTCTGGCCGAGCCTGATGCGCAAGGGCATCGCCCAATTCCTGCGCGACCGGGCGCTGCGCCTGGGAATACCTTATGTCGTCGCGGTCATTTTCCTGATGCCGATCGCCTATTACGCGTCCTTCAGCCTCACCGGCAAAGCGACCGGCTTTCTCCCCTTCTGGCTCGACAATTTCAGGAATGGCGTCTGGTTCAACGGCCCGGCCTGGTTCATCTGGCTGCTTCTGCTGCTCGACGGCATTGCCGCTCTTCTGTTTCTGATCGCTCCGTCCACGATCATCGCGATCGGCCGCCTGTCGACCCTGGCGCGCGACCGCGCCGTCGTCTTCGGCCTCGCACTGTTCATCGTCGCGACGCTCGCCTACATGCCGATGCTGTTCAAATTCGGCGCCGTGCGCTGGTTCAATCTCGGCCCGTTCGAGGTCCAGGCCAGCCGATTGCTGCTCTATGCGGTGTTCTTCTTCGCCGGTGTCGGTATCGGCGCCGCGGATCTCGCCAAGGGCCTGCTGGCGCGCGACGGCCAATTGGCGTGCCGCTGGTTCGCCGCGACGATGGTCGCCGCGATCGCTTTCGGGCTGCTCTCTTATCTGATCAACTTCCGCCGCATGCGCCTGAGCAACCTCGTCGGCGCCCCGCCGCTGTGGTGGCAGTCGAGCTACGGCGTGATCTATGCCGCGACCTGCGTCGCCATCAGCCTCGCCATCCTCGCCCTGTTCCTGCGCTTCTCATCCGACGGGGAAAGCTGGCTGGATGCCTTGCAGGCCGACGCCTACGGCATCTATGTCGTGCATTACCTCTTCTGTCTGTGGCTGCAATATGCGCTGCTCGGATTCGCCATCAGCGCTGCCGTCAAGGTGCTGATCGTCTTCAGCGGAACACTCGCCCTGAGCTGGGGCATGACGGCGGCGCTGCGCAGCCTACCAGCGGTCAGACGCGTGCTGTGA
- a CDS encoding BolA family protein has translation MPMDAREIEAMIKAAIPDAEVTIRDLAGDGDHYAATVISESFRGKSRVQQHQIVYQALKGQMGGVLHALALQTGAPAA, from the coding sequence ATGCCGATGGATGCGCGGGAGATCGAGGCCATGATCAAGGCCGCCATTCCCGATGCCGAAGTCACCATTCGCGATCTCGCCGGCGACGGCGATCATTATGCCGCGACCGTGATCTCTGAGTCGTTCCGCGGCAAATCGCGTGTGCAGCAGCACCAGATCGTTTATCAGGCGCTCAAGGGCCAGATGGGCGGGGTGCTGCACGCCCTCGCGCTACAGACGGGCGCGCCGGCGGCCTGA
- a CDS encoding DUF427 domain-containing protein has product MKTPGPDHPITIEANPRRIRVSLGGLSLADSRRTLTLREANYPPVHYIPREDAAMTQFEPGAHVTHCPYKGDASYFSVKAGSHAIADAIWSYERPYPAVAAIAGHLAFYPDRVKIEETAD; this is encoded by the coding sequence ATGAAAACACCAGGACCCGACCACCCGATCACCATTGAAGCCAATCCGCGCCGGATTCGCGTCAGCCTTGGCGGCCTCAGCCTCGCCGATAGCCGACGGACCTTGACCCTCCGAGAGGCAAATTACCCGCCGGTGCACTACATTCCGCGCGAGGATGCGGCGATGACTCAGTTCGAGCCCGGCGCCCATGTGACGCACTGCCCTTACAAGGGCGATGCCAGCTATTTCAGCGTCAAGGCCGGCAGCCACGCGATCGCCGACGCGATCTGGAGCTACGAGCGCCCCTACCCCGCCGTCGCCGCCATTGCCGGTCACCTCGCCTTTTATCCCGACCGGGTCAAGATCGAGGAAACGGCGGACTAG
- the egtD gene encoding L-histidine N(alpha)-methyltransferase, with protein sequence MNIHASARAATRSSAPAATAFAGDVMAGLTDTPKRLPPKYFYDAAGSALFEEITRLPEYYPTRSEIEILRRHGRDFASAIPDRAALVEFGAGATTKVRLLLEGGGLADRLGAYVPVDISEDFLNAQAAGLRRDFPRLSVDPVAADFTGSFDLPPSVAKLPRAGFFPGSTLGNFEPEAAGAFLRSARRLLGGGATMIIGIDLEKGPAVLEPAYDDASGVTARFNLNLLERINRELGADFDLSAFDHRAFYNGVRHRIEMHLVSRTDQAIRLLGRDIVFRAGESIHTENSYKYSVPRFRALAEAAGWKLARSWYDDAGLFSVHALTG encoded by the coding sequence ATGAATATCCACGCCTCCGCGCGCGCGGCCACTCGCAGCTCCGCACCAGCCGCCACCGCCTTCGCCGGCGACGTGATGGCCGGCCTCACCGACACGCCCAAACGCCTGCCACCGAAGTATTTCTATGATGCCGCCGGGTCGGCGCTGTTCGAGGAGATCACGCGTCTGCCGGAATACTACCCGACGCGCAGCGAGATCGAGATCCTGCGCCGGCACGGCCGCGACTTCGCTTCGGCCATCCCGGATCGCGCAGCTCTCGTCGAATTCGGAGCCGGAGCGACGACGAAAGTGCGGCTGCTGCTTGAGGGTGGCGGCCTGGCAGATCGCCTGGGCGCCTATGTTCCTGTCGATATCTCCGAAGATTTCCTCAATGCTCAGGCCGCGGGTTTGCGCCGCGACTTTCCGCGCCTCTCCGTGGACCCCGTCGCGGCGGATTTCACCGGCTCGTTCGATCTGCCGCCCAGCGTCGCCAAATTGCCACGCGCCGGTTTCTTTCCCGGTTCGACCCTCGGCAATTTCGAGCCGGAAGCCGCCGGCGCCTTCCTGCGAAGCGCGCGACGCCTGCTGGGGGGCGGCGCGACGATGATCATCGGCATCGATCTGGAAAAGGGTCCCGCGGTGCTCGAGCCGGCCTATGACGACGCCTCTGGCGTCACCGCCCGGTTCAACCTCAATCTGCTCGAGCGGATCAACCGCGAACTCGGCGCCGATTTCGATCTGTCGGCATTTGACCACCGCGCCTTCTACAACGGCGTGCGTCACCGCATCGAGATGCACCTCGTCAGCCGGACGGACCAGGCCATTCGCCTGCTCGGCCGCGACATCGTCTTCCGAGCCGGCGAAAGCATCCACACCGAGAACAGCTATAAATATAGCGTGCCGCGTTTCCGCGCGCTGGCGGAGGCCGCGGGGTGGAAACTGGCGCGCAGCTGGTACGACGACGCCGGGCTGTTTTCCGTCCACGCGCTGACAGGCTGA